A stretch of the Streptomyces sp. NBC_00078 genome encodes the following:
- a CDS encoding PPOX class F420-dependent oxidoreductase, which translates to MDDSSLERLGAGKYVLITSYRKNGTPVATPVWVVRDGDTLGVWTAADSWKVKRIRARGDVLVGPCDLRGNPTGSQVPATAEIGDEATVARYRELIARKYGITGRLTLLGSRLRRGLKGTVGIRVTLEP; encoded by the coding sequence ATGGACGACTCGTCGCTGGAGCGGCTCGGTGCGGGCAAGTACGTGCTGATCACCAGCTATCGCAAGAACGGCACGCCGGTCGCCACTCCGGTGTGGGTGGTCCGCGACGGCGACACCCTCGGTGTGTGGACGGCCGCCGACTCCTGGAAGGTGAAGCGGATCCGGGCCCGCGGCGACGTTCTCGTCGGCCCCTGCGACCTGCGCGGCAATCCCACCGGCAGCCAGGTCCCCGCCACCGCGGAGATCGGCGACGAGGCGACCGTCGCCCGCTACCGCGAACTCATCGCCCGCAAGTACGGAATCACGGGCCGTCTCACTCTGCTGGGCAGCCGCCTGCGCCGGGGCCTGAAGGGCACCGTCGGCATCCGCGTGACGCTCGAGCCCTGA
- a CDS encoding peptidoglycan-binding protein, producing MPTPPVSGSPHDRPALEPIHVLRPRRTDALAELFREMEQSRADLESGAVQDPRSWDEGETQELPPVRTRDVDVPRAGGRLGFGPGLRRAAVTIAVTAAALVGFGCALLLVGRNDDAAAQEPRPTASAEPAATASAPGSTDPDGAGTLRAGDSGPAVTDLQERLLHIPDVYQNGSTNGTYDATLRAAVARFQLWYGIRGDEDGVYGDDTRQALESRTAPGTG from the coding sequence GTGCCCACACCGCCTGTATCCGGGTCGCCGCACGACCGCCCGGCGCTGGAACCGATCCATGTCCTTCGGCCGCGCCGCACCGACGCCCTGGCGGAGCTGTTCCGGGAGATGGAGCAGAGCCGCGCCGATCTCGAGTCCGGCGCCGTGCAGGACCCGCGGTCCTGGGACGAGGGCGAGACACAGGAACTCCCGCCCGTGCGCACCCGCGACGTCGATGTGCCGCGCGCCGGCGGCCGTCTGGGGTTCGGGCCCGGGCTGCGCCGTGCCGCCGTGACGATCGCCGTCACCGCGGCCGCCCTCGTCGGCTTCGGCTGCGCCCTGCTGCTGGTCGGCAGGAACGACGACGCGGCCGCGCAGGAGCCCCGCCCCACCGCGTCCGCCGAGCCGGCCGCGACCGCCTCCGCTCCCGGCTCCACGGACCCCGACGGCGCCGGCACCCTCCGCGCGGGCGACAGCGGCCCGGCGGTGACCGACCTGCAGGAACGCCTGCTGCACATCCCTGACGTCTACCAAAACGGCTCCACGAACGGCACCTACGACGCCACCCTCAGGGCGGCGGTGGCCCGCTTCCAGCTCTGGTACGGCATCAGAGGCGACGAGGACGGCGTCTATGGCGACGACACCCGGCAGGCGCTGGAGTCCCGGACGGCCCCCGGCACGGGCTGA
- a CDS encoding type 1 glutamine amidotransferase domain-containing protein has product MRVLIPVPDHDFDVTEVAVPWRLLTDAGHEVVFATEHAGTRPAADPRLLTGVLFGQLGAADEPRRFYEQLAAAPEFTATVAWGEVDVTAYDGLLLPGGHAPGMRQYLGSAQLQAQVARFWALGRPVGAICHGVLVLARTQDPGTGRSILAGRRTTCLPRYMERTAYLTTAWRLGRYYRTYPAYVEDEVRAALTDPARFERGPRVLTRRGTASDDTHAFVVQDGTFVSARWPGDAYLFARRYLELLGASAAH; this is encoded by the coding sequence ATGCGCGTGCTGATTCCGGTCCCTGACCACGACTTCGACGTCACCGAGGTGGCCGTGCCCTGGCGGCTGCTCACCGATGCCGGGCACGAGGTCGTCTTCGCCACCGAGCATGCCGGAACCCGGCCCGCCGCCGATCCACGGCTGCTGACCGGGGTGCTGTTCGGGCAGCTCGGCGCGGCGGACGAACCCAGGAGGTTCTACGAACAGCTCGCCGCGGCACCGGAGTTCACCGCCACGGTGGCCTGGGGCGAGGTGGACGTGACGGCGTACGACGGGCTGCTGCTGCCGGGCGGACACGCACCCGGCATGCGGCAGTACCTCGGCTCGGCTCAGCTGCAGGCGCAGGTCGCCCGCTTCTGGGCACTGGGCCGGCCGGTCGGCGCGATCTGCCACGGAGTGCTGGTCCTGGCCCGGACCCAGGACCCCGGCACGGGCCGCAGCATCCTGGCCGGCCGCCGGACGACCTGCCTGCCCAGGTACATGGAACGCACCGCCTACCTGACCACCGCCTGGCGCCTCGGCCGCTACTACCGGACCTACCCTGCGTACGTGGAGGACGAGGTGCGCGCCGCCCTCACGGACCCCGCCCGGTTCGAGCGTGGCCCCCGGGTACTCACCCGGCGCGGCACGGCGAGCGACGACACGCACGCCTTCGTCGTCCAGGACGGAACCTTCGTGTCGGCGCGCTGGCCGGGGGACGCCTACCTCTTCGCCCGGCGTTACCTCGAGCTGCTCGGGGCGTCGGCCGCTCACTGA
- a CDS encoding Gfo/Idh/MocA family protein, with the protein MSRTPLRAAIVGTGSRAQTFTRGLAARPGHLVAALCDPSPTRMAFHNRVLAAAGEPAATAWEPDRFTDMLAKEDIDEVVVTTVDAAHDRYIVPALRAGCRVVTEKPMTVDADRCTRILETVEATGNSLTVAFNYRFNPVHEKVRALLAEGAVGEILSVHFEWLLDTRHGADYFRRWHREKRNSGGLTVHKSSHHFDLVNWWLADEPHEVFSYGRLGFYGPEAGERHGLRRDYDRAHGSAPADGDPFALDLTANDTLRALYLDAEQDDGYLRDRNVFGGPVTIEDDMALLVRYSRGATMTYHLTAYSPWEGYRVMFNGSAGRLELEVEESRWAQPRTQVASDSGALHGDTAAEHAGGARLTLRPLWRPPVDVPLDAVHEAHGGGDPRMLDALFGPVDTGGPTDPEKAAHPTATERDGALALAVGVAANKCFETGRPVALRDLIPGLWAR; encoded by the coding sequence ATGAGCCGAACTCCGTTGCGCGCCGCGATCGTCGGGACCGGTAGCCGTGCCCAGACCTTCACCCGTGGCCTCGCCGCCCGCCCGGGCCATCTGGTGGCCGCCCTGTGTGATCCGAGCCCGACGCGGATGGCCTTCCACAACCGGGTGCTGGCCGCCGCAGGTGAACCCGCCGCCACCGCGTGGGAACCGGACCGCTTCACCGACATGCTCGCCAAGGAGGACATCGACGAGGTCGTCGTCACGACCGTCGACGCGGCACACGACCGCTACATCGTGCCGGCGCTGCGGGCGGGCTGCCGCGTCGTCACCGAGAAGCCCATGACCGTCGACGCGGACCGCTGCACACGCATCCTCGAAACGGTCGAGGCCACCGGAAACTCCCTCACTGTCGCCTTCAACTACCGCTTCAACCCGGTGCACGAGAAGGTACGCGCCCTGCTCGCCGAAGGCGCCGTCGGCGAGATCCTGTCCGTGCACTTCGAGTGGCTCCTCGACACCCGCCACGGCGCCGACTACTTCCGCCGCTGGCACCGTGAGAAGCGGAACAGCGGTGGTCTCACGGTGCACAAGTCGAGCCACCACTTCGACCTCGTCAACTGGTGGCTCGCCGACGAGCCGCACGAGGTTTTCAGCTACGGACGGCTCGGTTTCTACGGCCCCGAGGCGGGCGAACGCCACGGACTGCGCCGGGACTACGACCGTGCCCACGGGTCGGCCCCCGCCGACGGCGACCCCTTCGCCCTGGATCTCACCGCCAACGACACCCTCCGTGCCCTGTATCTGGACGCCGAGCAGGACGACGGATACCTCCGCGACCGCAACGTCTTCGGCGGCCCGGTCACCATCGAGGACGACATGGCGCTCCTCGTCCGCTACTCACGCGGGGCGACGATGACCTACCACCTCACCGCCTACTCCCCGTGGGAGGGCTACCGGGTCATGTTCAACGGCAGCGCCGGCCGCCTGGAGCTGGAGGTCGAGGAGAGCCGCTGGGCCCAGCCCCGGACCCAGGTCGCCTCGGACAGCGGCGCGCTGCACGGAGACACGGCCGCGGAGCACGCGGGAGGCGCACGACTCACCCTGCGCCCGCTGTGGCGGCCCCCGGTCGACGTCCCGCTCGACGCCGTGCACGAGGCCCACGGCGGAGGAGACCCGCGCATGCTCGACGCCCTGTTCGGCCCCGTGGACACCGGCGGGCCGACGGATCCGGAGAAGGCGGCCCACCCCACGGCCACCGAACGGGACGGCGCCCTCGCCCTGGCCGTGGGAGTCGCGGCCAACAAGTGCTTCGAGACGGGACGGCCGGTGGCCCTGCGGGACCTGATACCCGGGCTGTGGGCACGATGA
- a CDS encoding MurR/RpiR family transcriptional regulator: MPSPQQARAQASAITSGKTAPEVEAAPASQLRTLFDRPRLSPGQRRIAQYLIEHITEAAFLSITDLADRVGVSQPSVTRFAAAVGFSGYPALREKLQSIALGTLAGGPAATEENGSNELQAAIDAEIENLENLRRDFADPDQLIAIGRRLAASTPLTVLGLRISGSLAEYFAYAARRIHPDVRLVTRGGSVAYDALLQSREAGGIWVLAFSMPRHAHETLTAVRVARGAGLKVALVTDLALGSVADEADVVFATGTGSRLVFDSYAAPGVIAAALLQAMTDADPERTQARLEEYEQISDQHHFFLRD, encoded by the coding sequence GTGCCATCGCCGCAGCAGGCACGCGCACAGGCATCCGCGATCACCTCGGGCAAGACGGCTCCGGAGGTGGAGGCCGCCCCGGCGTCCCAGCTCAGGACTCTCTTCGACCGGCCCCGGCTCTCCCCCGGGCAGCGGCGCATCGCCCAGTATCTGATCGAGCACATCACCGAAGCGGCGTTCCTCTCGATCACCGACCTCGCGGATCGCGTGGGCGTGAGCCAGCCGTCCGTGACCCGTTTCGCCGCGGCGGTCGGCTTCAGCGGCTACCCGGCGCTGCGCGAGAAGCTCCAGTCGATCGCCCTCGGCACGCTGGCCGGCGGCCCCGCCGCCACCGAGGAGAACGGCAGCAACGAGCTGCAGGCGGCGATCGACGCCGAGATCGAGAACCTGGAGAACCTACGGCGCGACTTCGCCGACCCCGACCAGCTGATCGCCATCGGGCGCCGGCTGGCGGCGTCCACCCCCCTCACCGTCCTCGGGCTGCGTATCTCCGGCTCGCTCGCCGAGTACTTCGCGTACGCGGCGCGGCGCATCCACCCGGACGTGCGGCTGGTGACGCGGGGCGGCAGCGTCGCCTACGACGCGCTGCTGCAGTCGCGCGAGGCGGGCGGCATCTGGGTGCTGGCGTTCTCCATGCCGCGGCACGCCCATGAGACCCTCACGGCCGTACGGGTCGCGCGCGGCGCCGGGTTGAAGGTTGCCCTGGTCACGGATCTGGCACTGGGGTCGGTGGCCGACGAGGCGGACGTCGTCTTCGCCACCGGTACCGGTTCCCGCCTGGTCTTCGACTCCTACGCGGCGCCCGGCGTGATCGCCGCCGCGCTGCTGCAGGCCATGACCGACGCGGACCCCGAGCGCACGCAGGCCCGGCTCGAGGAGTACGAGCAGATCTCCGACCAGCACCACTTCTTCCTGCGCGACTGA
- a CDS encoding TetR family transcriptional regulator yields MRDALVAAAFQLFLERGYEQTTVDDIVALAGVGRRSFFRYFPSKEDVVFPDHERCLADMTAFLAESGEAEEPVHRVCDAARLVLRMYAENPTFSVQRYRLTKKVPGLRAYELSVVWRYERALAEYLRTRFTGRDGTLQADVIAAAVVAAHNNALRSWLRSDGKGDSDAAVDHALGCVREAFGGAPPAHRGGEQPEDVVVVVSRRDAPLWRVVQEIESALGRN; encoded by the coding sequence ATGCGGGACGCCCTGGTGGCGGCGGCGTTCCAGCTGTTCCTGGAGCGGGGCTACGAGCAGACGACGGTCGACGACATCGTGGCGCTGGCCGGTGTGGGACGGCGGTCGTTCTTCCGTTACTTCCCCTCCAAGGAGGACGTGGTCTTCCCCGACCACGAGCGGTGCCTGGCCGACATGACGGCCTTTCTCGCCGAGAGCGGTGAGGCGGAGGAGCCCGTGCACCGGGTCTGTGACGCGGCCCGTCTCGTCCTGCGGATGTACGCCGAGAACCCGACGTTCTCGGTTCAGCGCTACCGCCTCACCAAGAAGGTGCCGGGGCTGCGGGCGTACGAACTGTCCGTGGTGTGGCGCTACGAGCGTGCCCTCGCGGAGTACCTGCGTACCCGTTTCACCGGCCGCGACGGGACCCTGCAGGCCGACGTGATCGCCGCCGCTGTGGTGGCGGCGCACAACAACGCGCTGCGGTCCTGGCTGCGTTCGGACGGGAAGGGCGACTCCGACGCCGCTGTGGACCACGCACTGGGGTGCGTGCGGGAAGCGTTCGGTGGCGCCCCTCCCGCACACCGCGGCGGAGAGCAGCCCGAAGACGTGGTGGTGGTCGTCTCGCGCCGGGATGCACCCCTGTGGCGGGTCGTGCAGGAGATCGAGTCCGCACTGGGACGAAATTGA
- a CDS encoding Zn-ribbon domain-containing OB-fold protein, producing MYHHSGNVAMQAAGSAAGVLEPMTADSDTVLFQRCTWCGTATYHRLLCPVCQGGELRTERSAGTGTVRHATVVHRNTPAARNVSLVEMTEGFVVRGRVMGPLIGIHSGDRVRLSTAKDPVRGEPVFQLIDEPYRAWS from the coding sequence GTGTACCACCACTCAGGAAACGTTGCTATGCAGGCAGCCGGCTCCGCGGCAGGCGTTCTCGAACCCATGACGGCCGATTCGGACACCGTCCTCTTCCAGCGCTGCACCTGGTGCGGCACCGCCACGTACCACCGGCTGCTGTGTCCGGTCTGCCAGGGCGGCGAGCTGCGGACGGAGCGCAGTGCGGGCACGGGTACGGTCCGCCACGCCACGGTGGTGCACCGCAACACCCCCGCCGCGCGCAATGTGTCGCTCGTCGAGATGACGGAGGGGTTCGTCGTACGCGGCCGGGTCATGGGCCCGCTGATCGGCATCCACAGCGGCGACCGGGTCCGGCTGTCCACGGCCAAGGACCCGGTCCGCGGCGAGCCGGTCTTCCAGTTGATCGACGAGCCGTACCGCGCCTGGTCCTGA
- a CDS encoding MalY/PatB family protein yields MTRIPHDTSGEPNPLRALSLESLRCRTSMKWRTYPADVLPLWVAEMDVPLAEPVVRAVTDALALGDTGYPAGTAYAEALAAFAEKRWRWDGLAVERTAIVPDVMLGVVEMLKLVTGHGDPVVVNSPVYPPFHPFIEHMDRQVREAPLGADLRIDLGTLEDAFRQAVAGGRRAAYLLCSPHNPTGTVHSAEELAAVAALADRYGVRVVADEIHAPLTASGVDFVPYLSVPGAEHGLSLMSASKAWNLAGLKAALAVAGQAAAADLARLPEEVSHGPSHIGVIAHTAALTDGTAWLDALLAGLDDNRRLLAGLLAEHLPAVAHRPGEATYLAWLDCRALGLGDDPAAVFLERGRVAVNSGIPFGIGGAGHVRLNLATSPEVITEGVRRMAAALD; encoded by the coding sequence ATGACCAGGATCCCGCACGACACGTCCGGTGAACCGAATCCCCTCCGCGCACTCTCCCTGGAGAGCCTGCGATGCCGTACGAGCATGAAGTGGCGCACCTACCCGGCCGACGTGCTGCCCCTGTGGGTGGCCGAGATGGACGTACCGCTAGCCGAACCAGTCGTCCGCGCGGTCACCGACGCGCTCGCGCTCGGGGACACCGGCTACCCGGCGGGCACCGCCTACGCCGAGGCGCTCGCCGCCTTCGCCGAGAAGAGGTGGAGGTGGGACGGGCTCGCCGTGGAGCGCACGGCGATCGTGCCCGACGTCATGCTGGGCGTCGTCGAGATGCTCAAACTGGTCACCGGGCACGGGGATCCCGTGGTCGTGAACTCGCCGGTGTATCCGCCGTTCCACCCGTTCATCGAGCACATGGACCGGCAGGTCAGGGAGGCACCGCTCGGCGCTGACCTGCGAATCGACCTCGGCACGCTGGAGGACGCCTTCCGGCAGGCGGTCGCCGGCGGTCGCCGGGCCGCCTACCTGCTGTGCAGCCCGCACAACCCGACCGGAACCGTGCACAGTGCCGAGGAACTCGCCGCCGTGGCGGCCCTCGCCGACCGGTACGGGGTGCGCGTGGTGGCGGACGAGATCCATGCCCCGCTGACCGCCTCGGGCGTGGACTTCGTGCCGTACCTGAGTGTGCCCGGAGCGGAGCACGGGCTGTCCCTCATGTCCGCCTCGAAGGCATGGAACCTGGCGGGGCTGAAAGCGGCGCTCGCCGTCGCGGGCCAGGCGGCCGCCGCCGACCTCGCCCGGCTGCCCGAGGAGGTCAGCCACGGCCCCAGCCACATCGGCGTCATCGCCCACACGGCCGCCCTGACCGACGGCACCGCCTGGCTGGACGCGCTGCTCGCCGGCCTCGACGACAACCGGCGGCTGCTCGCCGGCCTGCTCGCCGAACACCTCCCGGCCGTCGCCCACCGGCCGGGCGAGGCCACCTACCTGGCCTGGCTCGACTGCCGCGCCCTCGGCCTCGGCGACGATCCCGCGGCCGTGTTCCTGGAGCGGGGGAGGGTGGCCGTGAACTCGGGAATTCCCTTCGGCATCGGTGGGGCGGGGCACGTACGCCTGAACCTGGCGACCTCGCCCGAGGTGATCACCGAAGGCGTACGGCGGATGGCAGCGGCACTCGACTGA
- a CDS encoding SAM-dependent methyltransferase codes for MTENPAVTEDPAAALRRRIDTVRPHTARIWNYWLGGGDYYEVDRVAGDRIRELHPAIGEYARADRLFLGRAVRHLVADAGIRQFLDIGTGLPTADNTHEVAQRLAPDARIVYVDNDPLVLAHARALLTSSPQGRTDHLDEDVRNVESILERAADSLDFTQPVALMLLGVIIFLRDDEDPYGVVRRFMEALPSGSHLVLSHTISGPGLPEVDAAVRFWNEHGTPALTQRTPEAVARFFDGLELLDPGVVSCSRWRPERTPGGGPREVAMYGGVGRKS; via the coding sequence TTGACGGAGAACCCGGCAGTCACCGAAGATCCGGCGGCGGCGCTGCGCAGACGCATCGACACGGTGCGCCCGCACACGGCCCGGATCTGGAACTACTGGCTCGGCGGCGGCGACTACTACGAGGTCGACCGGGTGGCCGGCGACCGGATCCGCGAACTGCATCCGGCCATCGGCGAGTACGCCCGTGCCGACCGACTCTTCCTGGGACGCGCCGTGCGTCATCTGGTGGCCGACGCGGGGATCCGGCAGTTCCTCGACATAGGCACCGGCCTGCCCACCGCCGACAACACGCACGAGGTCGCCCAGCGTCTGGCCCCGGACGCGCGGATCGTGTACGTCGACAACGACCCGCTCGTCCTGGCCCATGCCCGCGCGCTGCTCACCAGTTCGCCCCAGGGCCGCACCGATCATCTGGACGAGGACGTGCGCAACGTCGAGTCGATCCTGGAGCGAGCGGCCGACAGCCTGGACTTCACACAGCCGGTGGCTCTGATGCTGCTAGGAGTGATCATCTTCCTCCGCGACGACGAGGACCCGTACGGTGTCGTGCGGCGGTTCATGGAGGCGCTGCCGTCCGGCAGCCATCTCGTCCTGTCCCACACCATCTCCGGCCCGGGGCTGCCCGAGGTGGACGCGGCGGTCCGGTTCTGGAACGAGCACGGCACCCCGGCGCTGACCCAGCGCACCCCCGAGGCGGTGGCCCGCTTCTTCGACGGCCTGGAGCTGCTGGACCCGGGCGTGGTCTCCTGCTCGCGCTGGCGTCCCGAGCGGACGCCCGGGGGCGGACCGCGGGAAGTGGCCATGTACGGCGGGGTGGGCCGCAAGAGCTGA
- a CDS encoding SpoIIE family protein phosphatase — MDRLRDLAARTAVLEQAKGAVMALTGCSPDAAEEELRRRAADGTRSLLEECWVTLGGLATTPAATAPRPDPGLTPGSCPASARDVATTDEGSAALGPLGRELVHVATPQDLARCLLEHLAPEVGAGAVMIYSLLSSGGLELIGHAGIDDTVAAQWHRVPPLAGVPALDALRAGEPRWLEDAEADRKRYLMIGDSPEHWPSRAWLPVPTGDAPDVCIGVLRTRVGPFTAGVRQHLHAVAQLCAGRMRVFDTHSQDVADASVDAVQAVFDALPEAAMLLSPLPAASGAIKDYRIDAATTRAADVVGHAGRELIGRRFRECCPPLATEPLWQGMRRALTTGKPYESEPFAHQEVVAGVAELSTYSVRAARLGAGLVITWVRHGSSDRQEQRLADLQRLGSLGWASWNLVTHEVTWSSQVFTLLDRNPVCGPVGLTELPELSLPEDVPALAHAIAELLGEGRTFDVPFRIRTASGLRHLRVVAEAVPDATGTPVEVHGVVQDLTAQRSAELALVESERAMLTQHDVLRAERTLAGRLQHALLPLPIRPVLLAGLRVEVAYLPAQSGIHVGGDWFSAIELPDGDALFVVGDVAGHGIDAVATMAQLRFTAKGMVITGSSLTGALDRLNTLLLHSRDSHGTATLVLARYNSAERRLIWAQAGHPPPLLLRGGQVRYLDRPRGMLLGASAAPVYVEAECRLEPGDRVILYTDGLVERPEESIDRGLKRLSEAVLSHHSDDPGSLSLGPLLAAMLEGERRDDVCLLDIRAPMDLE, encoded by the coding sequence ATGGACCGGCTGCGCGACCTGGCCGCCAGGACGGCCGTCCTGGAGCAGGCCAAGGGCGCCGTCATGGCGCTGACCGGCTGCTCCCCGGACGCCGCCGAGGAGGAGCTGCGGCGACGCGCCGCGGACGGGACCCGCTCACTGCTCGAGGAGTGCTGGGTCACCCTCGGCGGCCTGGCAACGACACCGGCGGCCACCGCACCCCGACCGGACCCCGGCCTCACCCCCGGGTCCTGCCCCGCCTCCGCACGCGACGTGGCCACCACCGACGAGGGTTCGGCGGCCCTCGGACCGCTCGGCCGGGAACTCGTCCATGTGGCCACACCGCAGGATCTCGCCCGGTGCCTGCTCGAGCATCTCGCGCCGGAGGTCGGCGCCGGCGCCGTCATGATCTATTCCCTGCTGTCCTCGGGAGGCCTGGAGCTGATCGGGCACGCCGGCATCGACGACACCGTCGCCGCCCAGTGGCACCGGGTACCGCCGCTGGCCGGGGTTCCCGCGCTCGACGCGCTGCGGGCCGGGGAGCCGCGCTGGCTGGAGGACGCCGAGGCGGACCGGAAACGCTATCTGATGATCGGGGATTCGCCCGAGCACTGGCCGTCCCGCGCCTGGCTGCCCGTGCCCACCGGCGACGCGCCCGACGTGTGCATCGGGGTCCTGCGCACCCGCGTCGGGCCGTTCACCGCCGGCGTCCGGCAACACCTGCACGCGGTGGCGCAGTTGTGCGCCGGCCGGATGCGCGTGTTCGACACCCACTCGCAGGACGTCGCCGACGCCTCGGTGGACGCCGTGCAGGCCGTGTTCGACGCGCTGCCCGAAGCGGCGATGCTGCTGTCGCCGCTGCCCGCCGCGTCGGGAGCCATCAAGGACTACCGCATCGACGCCGCGACCACGCGGGCCGCCGATGTCGTCGGGCACGCCGGGCGGGAACTGATCGGCCGTCGGTTCCGCGAGTGCTGTCCGCCGCTGGCGACCGAGCCCCTGTGGCAGGGCATGCGGCGAGCGCTCACCACCGGGAAGCCGTACGAGAGCGAGCCGTTCGCGCACCAGGAGGTCGTGGCCGGGGTCGCCGAGCTGTCCACCTACTCGGTGCGGGCGGCGCGGCTGGGCGCGGGGCTGGTCATCACCTGGGTACGGCACGGCTCCTCCGACCGGCAGGAGCAGCGCCTCGCGGATTTGCAGCGGCTGGGCAGCCTCGGCTGGGCGAGCTGGAATCTGGTCACGCACGAAGTCACCTGGTCCTCCCAGGTGTTCACCCTCCTCGACCGGAACCCCGTGTGCGGGCCGGTCGGCCTCACCGAACTCCCGGAGCTCTCCCTGCCCGAGGACGTGCCCGCGCTGGCCCACGCCATCGCGGAACTCCTCGGCGAGGGGCGGACGTTCGACGTTCCGTTCCGCATCAGGACGGCGAGTGGGCTACGGCATCTGCGGGTCGTCGCCGAAGCCGTGCCGGACGCCACCGGAACGCCCGTCGAGGTGCACGGCGTCGTACAGGACCTCACCGCGCAGCGCAGTGCCGAGCTCGCCCTGGTGGAGAGCGAGCGGGCCATGCTCACCCAGCACGACGTGCTGCGTGCCGAGCGGACGCTGGCGGGCCGGCTGCAGCACGCCCTGCTTCCGCTGCCGATCCGGCCCGTGCTCCTGGCCGGACTGCGCGTCGAAGTCGCCTATCTGCCCGCCCAGTCGGGCATCCATGTCGGCGGTGACTGGTTCAGTGCCATCGAACTGCCCGACGGCGACGCCCTCTTCGTGGTGGGCGACGTCGCCGGGCACGGCATCGACGCGGTCGCCACGATGGCGCAACTCCGCTTCACCGCCAAGGGCATGGTCATCACGGGGTCCTCGCTGACGGGTGCGCTCGACCGGCTCAACACGCTGCTGCTGCACTCCCGTGACTCCCACGGCACCGCGACCCTGGTCCTGGCCCGCTACAACTCTGCGGAGCGGCGCCTCATCTGGGCTCAGGCCGGTCATCCGCCGCCTCTGCTGCTGCGCGGCGGCCAGGTGCGCTATCTCGACCGTCCCCGCGGCATGCTGCTCGGGGCGAGTGCGGCACCGGTCTACGTCGAGGCCGAGTGCCGGCTCGAACCGGGCGACCGCGTCATCCTCTACACCGACGGCCTGGTCGAGCGGCCCGAGGAGAGCATCGACCGTGGCCTGAAGCGGCTCTCCGAGGCCGTCCTCAGCCACCATTCCGACGACCCCGGTTCCCTGTCCCTGGGGCCGCTGCTCGCCGCGATGCTGGAGGGCGAACGTCGGGATGACGTCTGCCTGCTCGACATCAGGGCTCCGATGGATCTGGAGTAG